Genomic segment of Arthrobacter antioxidans:
CACCCTCAACTGCTGGCGGAGCTTGGCATCGAGGTTCGAGAGAGGCTCGTCCAGCAGGAGGATCTTCGGTTTGAGGACCAGGGCGCGCGCGATGGCGACACGCTGCTGCTGGCCACCGGAGAGCTCCGACACGTTCTTCCCGAGTTGATCGTCGGTGAGATCGACGCGGCGGGCGATGTCACGGACGAGTTCGGAGCGCTCCTCGGCACCGGTCTTCCGCACCTTGAGTCCGAAGGCGATGTTCTCCCAGACACTCATGGAAGGGAACAGGGCGTAGTTCTGGAAGACCATCCCGACGCCGCGCTTGTCGCTGGGGAGCGTGGTGACATCCCGGCCATCGATGTGGATGGTCCCGGAGGAGGGCGTGACGAGACCGGCGAGCGTTCGCAACGCCGTCGTCTTGCCGCAACCGGATGGTCCGAGCAGGGTGAAGAACTCGCCCTGCGACACCTCCAGGTCCAGGGCGCTGATCGCCGTGAAATCGTCGAAGGTGACCTGGATCTGGTCGAAGCGGATCATGGGGTTGTCTTCCTGATGGCGGGAGGAGGGCGACGGTGCGCCCCGAAGGTCTCGGTGGCGCACCGTCGTGGTCTCGACGTGAGCGGGACGGGCGGGTCGCGGCGGAACCGTCAGGGCATGTACTCGAGCTCGATCTTCTCGATCCAGGATCCGAGGTTCTCCTGGACGAAGGTCCAGTCGATGTCCTGGTGCGTGAACTGCTCGTCGAATGCGATCGTCTCGGGCTTTGCGCTGTCGAGCGCGGTTTCGTTCACGGGGAGGGAATTGAACTCTTCAGCCCATTCCCCCTGGACTTCTCCGCTCCCGAACCAGTCGATGAACTCCTTGGCTTCGTCCTGGTTGTCCGAGCCCTTGACGAGGGCTACCTGCTCCACCGCGTAGGGGACGCCCACGTCCGGAGTCACGACGCCGGAGGTCACGTCGTACGCTTCCTCACGTCCCGGGATGGAGGAGGACGGCATCTGGCCGAAGTCCACCTCGCCGTCGGCGAAGCGCGCGAACAGGTCCAGGTCCGTGACGGCAGGAACGCCGTTCTGGAAGTACTGTTCGATCTGCTGCCAGCCCTCATCGCTGACGCCCAGATCGCCGTTCTCATCCTTGTACCGGCTCAGGATGCCGGCCATGACGAGCTGTGTGGTGGCTGCTCCCATGCCGCTGACGCGCTCGTACCTGTCCTTGTACTCGTCCTCGGTCCAGAGGTCGGTCCAGTCCTCCGGTGCGTCGGCTTCGGGGACCGCGTCCGCGTTGTACGCCAGGACGATCGCCTGCTGCAC
This window contains:
- a CDS encoding extracellular solute-binding protein; the protein is MSKRSNVVALTAAAALLLSACGDASTESGAGSTAGAGEALVVYTNSNSEGRGEWLQEKAATAGFEIEIVGAGGADATNKLIAEKNNPVADVVYGLNNVYYEQLKSEDALEPYTPAWSSEVDESLADPAEEKAYWPLVQQAIVLAYNADAVPEADAPEDWTDLWTEDEYKDRYERVSGMGAATTQLVMAGILSRYKDENGDLGVSDEGWQQIEQYFQNGVPAVTDLDLFARFADGEVDFGQMPSSSIPGREEAYDVTSGVVTPDVGVPYAVEQVALVKGSDNQDEAKEFIDWFGSGEVQGEWAEEFNSLPVNETALDSAKPETIAFDEQFTHQDIDWTFVQENLGSWIEKIELEYMP